A segment of the Nitrosospira briensis C-128 genome:
GCCAAGGAGCGAATCAAGGCCCTTAAGCTCGACAGCAAGAGCAGGAGGATACGGATTAACAATGCAGGTTGTCTCGATCGTTGCAACGAAGGTCCGGTTATCGTTGTCTATCCCGAAGAGGTCTGGTATACCTATGTGGACAAAGAAGATATTGACGAGATCATCGAAGAGCATTTGAAAAACGGACGTATCGTCGAGCGATTGCGAATCTAGCAGCCTGTCGGACTTGAAGAATCGCAGCAAAAAATTGACTGGGTGAGGGCAGATTTTGGGGATTTTGAGGCCAATAGTTATTCTATTGGTCGAAAAAGCAGCAAAAATATGAACTGGCCAGGCGCTTTTGGAGCCGATTTCCTTTAGGTCCGACAGGCTGCCAGGGCAGGCAACAAACGTATTTTCCATTTATCTTTTATATTGGAAAGCATACTGTTGAATTCACACATTCCCCAGAAATTATTCATTGATGGCCCGGCGGGAAAGCTGGAAACGGTTCTGGCGGAACCGGATTTCCGCTACCGTCGTGGCTTTGCCATTATTGCGCATCCCCATCCATTATATGGTGGGACAATGAATAACAAGGTGGTCCATACCCTATTCAAGGCGTTTCTCGAGTTGGGATTTGTCACAGTCAAATTCAATTTTCGCGGTGTGGAACAAAGCGAAGGCGAACTTAACTCAGGCAAGGACAATGGGGCAGGTGAAACCGAAGACGTGCTCGCAGTTGTTGAAACCATCAGAAACCAATTCGCCGCCTCCTTTGATACCCCTCCGCTATTACTGCTGGCGGGCTTCTCCTTCGGAGGGGCGATCCAGGTGTATGCGGCGCAACGGCTCAAACCACAGATAGTGGTATTGGTCGCTCCCGCTGTTGGGCGGCTCAACGCGCCCCACCTCGCCCAACCGGATATTAAAGGCGATATTGAAAGCACCAGGCAGGTCCTGATCATACAAGGCGATCAGGACGAAGTGGTTCCCCTTCAAACTGTTCTGGATTGGGCTGCCCCGCAGGAACTACCTGTGGTGGTCGTGCCCGGCGCGGAACATTTTTTTCATCGCCGGTTGCATATCCTCAAACGCATCATTCTCGATTCATGCTGATCTTGAAGGAAGCCGGAAGGTTAGCGCAGGCGGCCATGGGACTTTATGGATGGGCTGGCGCCAGCCCCCTGGAATACGCCTGGATTGGCACGCTAACGCCAGCTTCCTTTCTTTTTACCGGCTCATATGCAAGTGAGCATCATCGACCGGAAGTCATCAAAGAATCCCATTTTTTTTGACATGTTGGGGATTTTTTTACCTGCATCGACAAATTTATCCTGGTCCCGGAAATTGCGATTATCAAAAATCGTGAGATTGGCGTTGGGGCCGACCTCGAGGCTGCGAACCTTATTTTCCCAGTTGAAGCCGAAGGGCCCGGTCATCACCGGTAATTCGACGGGGCCGACCAGCAAAAAGCTATCGCCGCTATAGTCTTTCTTATCGTATAGCTTCACCCAGCACCCGCTATTCGTCGACATATCGCTCGATACCTCCACGGGAACCATCATTAGCACCGGTACCTCAACGATGGTTCCTCCCTCATTTTTCCTCGTCTGTGAATTTTGTTTGCTTTTTTCCGCATGCTTCGATTTCTCGCTCGCATTGGATTTGTCGATCGAGTCTTGCGCATAAACACCAGACCCGGCATATAGCCCAAACACCGCCGCAATGGCGACCAGGAAATTACGAGGGTTCTTTATCAGAATATTCATATTCTTCTCCTTAAAAGAATGGTTGAAAGATTGACGCTCGAGTGAGATCGACCGTGCAAATCACACTGCTGAGGTCCGCCTCTACACCCAGGGTATCCTATGTGATAGCGCAGCTATTTATCTCGGCGCCTATTGCGGCGGATACCGTGAACAGCACGACGAACAGAACAAGGTGATGGGGTCATTTTTCCCCGGATTTCAAGAAATCTAAAAGAATTTTATCGACGGCTGTGTCGTACTTCCGTGTGTTAGCACACTAACAAGAAAACGAATCAGCGAAGCGATAAGCTGGGGCTGGAAAAATATAACTTAAGAAATTGAAACCGGCGAAGGCGGCGTTGCCAGCCTGATCTTATGAATATTGAGGCGGAGGCAGAAGCAGAAGGGGTCAATTGATCTTTCCAAAGAAAACGGTTTACACTAATCCGTAGATTTTTGCGTACCGTTGCCAAATGATGTGGAAGAAATTCCCCAAAAATCCTCGAGGAAATCCTTATGCAGCGTTTACTCATCATTCTCGGGATACTGCTGGTGGTTGCGGGCGTTGCATGGCCGTGGTTATCGAAACTACCGTTCGGGCGGTTGCCGGGGGACATTACCATCGAGCGGGAAAACTTCAGACTCTACTTTCCGCTGACGACAGGCTTGCTGGTGTCCTTGTTTCTATCGTTACTGCTATGGTGGTGGTCTCGTAAATAGCGGTCTTTTTTGAGGGGGGTATGAACAATTGGATTTATATGAAGCAATGGTGTACTGGTTCGTCAAGGAATTTGTAAAGGCCATCCTGGGCCTCGGGCTTGTGCTGGGTGTCGTCGTCTTCTTATGGTGGATCAATACCGAGGACTGAACTATCGGTATATTTCGTATATTTTCAGTGCAATTCGATTAAATGACGCGCTAGCTGACTCATCTCCAGTTTTTCATTTTCTTTCTTACCTTCCTTTCTACTCCCCTTTTTACGTTCTTCAGGTAGCTCGCCCTTGATCGCATTTCTTGCCAGGATCTGCTCCGGCAACGGCTGGGCCCGGTCGATGAGGGGCTTCAGGATGGGCAAGAGATGTTTCATGACTTGCGTAGAAAGCGCCGAGGTAAACGTGTAGTTAGCGGCGTCCGCCCCGGGCACGAATGCAGTCATCGTTCCGAAAAAACGGTCTCCGATGAAGAAGACAAAAGTGGCGGAGCGATTTACGACGCGCGATTCCTTGATGACGCCCGGCGAAGAAAACGTGATATGACGATGGTCGCCCGTCCCTGTCTTTCCGCCAATCGAAATTTCAGCCCCATCCTCTTCCACAATGGCTCGCGCCAACCGCGAAGCTGTACCTCTCTCGACCACATCTGTCAGTACGCCACGCACTGCCGCGGCCAATTCTGGAGAAAACATTTTTTCTCCTTGAATGGGCGCTCGTTCGACCATTGTCTCAAAAGGGGTGCCGGCTCCGAAACGCAAGCGTTCAATTAGTACAGCTGGCATTCGCACGCCATCGTTCAGAACGATACCCATCAATTCCGCAAGCGCGGCGGGATGATCGGCGGAACTCCCAATGGCTGTGGCAAGCGAGGGCACCAGCGAATCGAATGGATAGCCGAGGCGTTTCCAGCTACGATGAATTTCGAGAAATGCTTCAAGCTCCAGAAGACCGCGAATCCGCACATCCTGCGAATTCTTGTGTATGGTCTTGAACAACCACTGGTAGACAGCGATTCGCTCGTCCGTGCTCGCCGCGATCACGTCCTTGTACTGGGCAAGTGGATGGGAATTCAGGTAGCGTACCAACCATAATTCCAGTGGGTGGACGGTTACTACGTAGCCCTGATCGGCCAATGAATATTTGCCTGGTGCATACGCCTCATACAGATCTTGAACCATTGTCGGGGTCACACGTTTAAAGCCGGGCAGATACGGCGCCATGAATTTCTCGAACTCTGCAAGGGTAGACTCCGGATAAACATAACGGTGAGCGGCCGCCAAACGACGCGGCGTGTGCCGAAAGCTGGAGAAAAGCAACTTGCTGATCCCGCCCGGCTCGGTTGTTTTACCTTTGTACTTGAGATAAAAACGATTGATGAATTCCGTGCCTTCCTTGTCTGCAAAGCGTCTGAGGTACTCCACGCGGCCCGAATTTCCGACGTCCTTGAGTATCCTGGCTGATGAACCTCCTACCTGAAACATGTGATAGCGCACGATATCGCGCATCAGGCGAATATAGACAAGATTGACTGAATTCTTCGTCGCTTCACGTACGCTCATGATCTTGCGGTCGTCTTCATGCTTGAAATTATGAAAGACGTGCGAGCCGCCGCCGGTAAAGAACCGCTCTTCCGAATTAGCCGAGTACTTGCGCTCGAGAGCGGCATCCAGCATGGATGCCAAACTCTTGTCCCTGCTTTGCAAGAGATAACCGATCGCCCAGCGGCTGAGAATATCGCCGGGGTCAACCTCTTGTCCATTAAGTACTTTCGGTGCCAGCGTCGCATATTTATTATGCAGCGCTTCCACAATTTCGAGATAGGTCACCAATGTCCGCAATTTTGCGGTGGAACCCAGATCCAGCTTGGTCCCCTTGTTGATGTCCAGTGGTTGTTCAAAATTATCCGCCAGGATTCGAAACTTGGCGCCTTGCGGCGTCAATTCAGAAAGCGTGAAGCTGTAGATGATCTTTCCCGGATCTTCCGTACCCAGCAGGCGCTGCCCATAGAGCCCGGCAGCCTGCGCATGTTCCACATCCTTTAACTCGCGCAGCATATCGGTGGTTTTTTTCTGTAGCTCCAAGTCAAGAGTGCTTTGCACTGACAGATCCAGGCGGTCCAGGTCATACATGCGCTGCAACCCGAGCTGAGAGGCGAGTTGCACGCGAACAGCATTGACAGCCTTCTTCGAAGCAAAATTCCGGCCTTCTTCCGGAGAGCGCGCAACACGAAAATTCAGCGGCAGCTCAAGCGCCGCATCCCGAAGGCGCGCCGGTATCACGCCAGCCTGAGCCAGCACCCTCAGATAACTGTCGGTAAGTTCACCCAGTTCTTTTCGCCCCGCTATCAGGTAATAGGAAGGTCTACGCTGCGCAATCATCAGGCTCAACACGTGCTTGTAGAGGCGCGCCTTCTCGGTAAGCGCATCTCCTTGTGCAAACCGTGAATTAAGGATGTGATTGGTTTCGTCGAAGTCCAGGCCATACCACGCCCACAGGCCATCTCCAATCCCGTTCGTTTCTCCGAAACCTGCGGCTGCCGAAAGCGGGACTGTATTAAGGTAATCCACCAGGATCTGCTTGCGCGTGGGCAATGTGTATTCCCCCTGCAGATAAGTGCGCACGGATGCGGACGCAATCTGTTGAAGCTTATCCGTTGCATTCAGCGTCATTCCGTTGGGAGAGTGGCGGTATTTTTCAATTTGCGTTGCCAGCGTGCTGCCCCCTGATACGTCGTGCTCGGGACGAAAAAGCTGAATCGCCTTATCCAGCACTGCCCTGCCCAACCGGTTCCAGTCGACGGCCGGATTTTTTTTCGGCTGAGTCAGGTCCAGCAATTCGCGATTTTCGATAAACGTCAGGCTATTCGCCACTACAGGCGGCACTGACTGGAAATCCGCGTAAACACGTGCCGGAAACGCAGCGCGATACAATGGCTCGCCATCGTCGGCAGTTATTTCCAGACCGGCCTGGGATTTTTCGCGGTAAGGAATAAACAGGCCCTGCGCGACAAGTTCCTCCATGCGTGCAGAAATCCGCGCCTGCGCATGAACCTCAAAACCGTGCTTTGCCAGATGCTGAAGCAATTCCGGAAGGCGACTATAACCCAGGCGGATGTCATAAGGACCCGCTTGCGGGAAATGCGGCTGGTCGCTTGGACCGCTTTTCATTTCCCAGCGCAGATCATCGGCCAAATTCCACAATTGCCGTGCTTGATAGGAAGACGTTGTAACCTCCCGGTAAAGAAGGAAGGCTGCAATAACAAGTGCGGCGAAAAGCAGAGTCAAAACAGCAAAGGCAAAAAACCTGAGAATGCGCCTCACGATGGAGTCATCAAAAATAATAAAGCACTAAAGATTCCTGGAAGACAGTAAGCCACAAGATTTACAAGTATAGGGAAGAGAAATCTTTTCCGCGGCCGTATTTGAGGGGTAAAAACCCACCAAATCGAAAGGAAACGGTACATATCGATTACATTGACGACAGCGCTTTCATAGAACAGGACTCTAATCGCAATCAAAAAATACGGATGACGGTGCATGATGCGCTGAGCTTTCTATTGCTCTGCTGAAGCGGGCTATCTGGTTTGTGTGGTTTTATGCGAAAATTCGATTCTTGCCAGTCCTGCTCGTCCGGAAAGATCCGGCAGAGGTTTGCATGCTGCCTTATAGTTTCCGGTTACCGAATATGACAGGATATAATCTCGTCCGGCAAATAAAGGACGGTGGGCTGCGCCAAAACGCTACGAAGCCCAGATAGCACAAAAAATAATGTATTGCGCCCCTTCGCTCCTGAAGACGAACGTCCAGGAGATCAATCTCCGGTAAGAGTCCATCTACCGGACCAATGGAATATTCGATGGAATTCCTTAACCTCCTGCTGAAGACTATTACGCTTCGCCCCTATGTATTTGTGTTCCTTGCCGGGTTTCTCTTCTCCGCCAGCAGGCTGATCGGCTGGCGCAGGACAGCCTGCTTCATGGCTATTACATACACTGTGGCGCTTCTGTGCGAACTCTCTTCCACTCGCACCGGGGTTCCTTTCGGCTGGTATTACTATACCGGTTCAACGGTCGGGCAGGAATTGTATATCGCGGATGTCCCCGCCATGGATTCTCTCTCGTTTCCCTTTCTTCTCTATGCGAGCTATTGCATGGCGCTGGCTTTTCTCCTGCCTGCTACCAGCACAGACCCCCGTCCCGGTATGAGCATGATCCGGATGGGGTTTCCCCTTGCAGCCAGAACCGGCTGGCCGGTAGTGGTACTCACCATTCTTTTTTTCATGTTCATCGATGTCGTCATCGATCCGGTCGCGCTCCGCGGCGAGCGGTGGTTCCTCGGGCGAATATACTACTATCCTGATCCTGGCACGCATTTCGGCATCCCGATAGCCAATTATATTGGCTGGACTGTTGTGGGCTTTCTCTCTCTTCGCGCCTATCTTCCTCTCGATCGCAAACTTCAGGCTGAAGCCAGCCTCTTCCCTGCCCCATCGGTGACCGGACGCGTGCTGCTCGGTTGCGGTTTATATTATGGGGTATTGATCTTCAATCTCGTCATCACTTTCTGGATTGGAGAATCGCTTCTGGGCGTTACGGGCCTGTTCATTTATCTACCGATCACCGTACTGCTTGCCCTTCGACTCCTTGGTCACCCGCCGGCAAACGGATAAGGCGTAAAGTCTTTCCTCCTTCTTCTCCATCGAACCCTGCGGTGATCATCGCAATATGGACGATCGCGGCAATAATCCTGAATCCGGCAGGTGGACGGAGTGGAGTGAGCTTACCAGGAAGATGAAGCGCACGGGGTACGAAAAATTCCTTCCGGTATGGCGCTCAGTTGGTAAACGAATTGGCAAATGCGCTGAAAAATAGCAGTCAACAGTCGGATTCAGGATAATACCTGAACGATCCGTAAGGACGATATAATGCCTTCCCATGGCAGCTTGAAAGAAATATTTCCATCTTATAAAAATTGGAGTGCACAAAATGAAAAAAATGGTCTTGGTGCTAGCTGTTTCCGCATTGGTGAGTTTGGTTGGTTGCTCGAAGACGGATAATTACACGCCGGCCGAGAATGTCAGCGGGGAGGACATATTTTATACAAACTGTACAAAATGCCATAAACCGGAAAGCGGCAGCGTGATGGTTATAAGCACCGCGATGGCGAACAAGGACGCCATCATTCAGAAAGTTCAGAAAGGAAGCATGGGGATGACCGCGTTTCCCAATATTAAAGGCGAACCGGCGCAACGTCTGGCGGAATTCGTCGTGGCAAATAGCAAAACCAAGTAGCTTGACCATTGGCTAGCCCTTATTCGCACTGATGGTGTAGCCATGCCAAAAGCGGATGACATGGCGGATAAAGCAAAGGGATTATGTGACGCCGCCGCTGTAGGCTTAGGGAGTACGCTCCTCGTCCATTACATTGGGAGTCGCCGGGCATTGACATGGTTATTGTAAAGTGGGCACTTGTTGTCATTGCCGTTGTCGTCATTACGGGGTTGCTTGCCGGTCAACTCGGGCTACTCAAAGGCACGCCGCCCACCGATCTGGGCGTGCATGACGGAAGACTCAAGCCTCCCTCGAAAACACCTAATAGCGTGTCGAGCCAGGCGTCGCTTTACCCCGATCATCCCCAACGCGCTTATGCCGAGATCGCACCGCTGCCGCTGAAAGGCGATCCGGACACCGCACTGGACCGCATCGCCGAGGTTATCAGGACAATGGATGGCGCCAAGATAGTGAAAAGAGAGCCTGACTACCTCTATGCACAGTTCACTACCCGGCTCATGAAGTACGTGGATGATGCCGAGTTCTGGTTCGATCCGGCGGCCAAGGTGATTCAAGTTCGCTCCGCATCCCGCTTGGGAAAATCGGATCTCGGCGTGAACCGCGAGCGCATCGAATCCATTCGTCATAAACTCGGCTCCTCTTGAATTGTTGAGCCGCTGCCAAAATGGCTGGGTTCTCCATAGTGTTGCCTATCGTCAAAAAAACGTCTGAAGTCTGAGTAAGCCCACGTGACGTATTGCCCTGATAGGGAAATAACCTGTTTCCAATCGCTCTTCCTTAAACATGACGGCTGCGCTCCGCCCGGCCTACCGGGTTCTACTGGTATTTTTCATACTAGCGGCATTGTTGGCAGGTGGTAGCTGGCTGGTGCTGCGTGGTAGCTTGCCGCAATATGCCGGCACAGTAAATGTAAATGGCCTGTCTGCCCCAGTCACTGTTGAGCGCGATGCGCTGGGTAGCGTAACTTTGCGTGCGCAGGATCGCCATGATCTGGTTTGGGCGCTCGGTTATGCCCATGCGCAGGAACGCTTCTTCGAAATGGATCTGATGCGACGACAAGCAGCCGGTGAATTGGCTGAGCTGTTCGGACCGGCAGCCCTGCCGGCCGACCGAAAAGCGCGGAAGCACCGTATGCGCTCGCGTGCATCGGCGATATTGCAGGAATTGCCGACCAGCCAGCAGCAACTGCTCGACGTATATCGTGATGGGGTAAATGAAGGACTGAATGCGCTCACTACGCGACCGTTCCCCTATCTGCTGACGCGCATGCTCCCGGTTGCATGGCGCAGCGAAGATAGCATACTGGTCGTCAATGCGATGTATTTCACGCTGAATGACGGAAGTAATTTTCGCGAGCTTGCATTCTCTACCATGCATGCAACATTACCCGAAGCGGCCTACCGATTTCTCACCGCCGGTGGGGGTGACTGGGATGCGCCGCTTATTGGCACCGCATCCCACTGGCCGCGAACTCCATCCGCTAACGAGCTCGACCTGCGCAAGCTAGACCCCGGCCTTTTGCGCGATACCGAGGATCACAGCGATGACCTGCCTGGCAGCAATAGCTTTGCCGTGGCCGGCGAATTGGCTGCGGGCGCGGCACTGGTCGCCAACGACACGCATCTGGAACTGCGTGTTCCAAATATCTGGTTCCGTACCCGTTTGATCTACCCGAACTTGCGGCGCCCCGGATTTGACAATGACATTATCGGTGCCAGCCTTCCGGGGACACCCGCAATCGCAGTGGGTTCGAATCGCCATATCGCCTGGGGTTTTACAAACAGTTATGGCGATTTCACGGACTGGGTGCGGGTCAGGCTGGATCCGGCGGATAAGTCAAGATACCGCAACGCAGCCGGCTGGAATTCCGTCACTGTTCATCGTGAAACCCTGCATGCGCGCGGCGCACCGGATGAGGTCCTGGATGTTTATGAGACCGAGTGGGGACCGATACTCGCCACTGATCACGATGGCGTACCCCTTGCGCTCGCCTGGACAGCGCACCGGCCCGGCGCGATCGATATGGAGCTCGCCCAACTGGATGGGGCGGAAACCGTGGATGAAGCCGTCGTGATCGCGCAGAATGCGGGTATTCCCGCCCAGAATTTTATTGTCGGTGACCGAAAGGGCAATATTGCCTGGACTATCGCCGGGCGTATTCCAGTTAAAACCGGTGGTTATGATCCAACAATGCCGGCAGACTGGAGCGTGCCGGGTATGG
Coding sequences within it:
- a CDS encoding (2Fe-2S) ferredoxin domain-containing protein, with protein sequence MSYYLRHVFFCVNQREPGTLCCNNYGAQAMRDYAKERIKALKLDSKSRRIRINNAGCLDRCNEGPVIVVYPEEVWYTYVDKEDIDEIIEEHLKNGRIVERLRI
- a CDS encoding penicillin acylase family protein, which produces MTAALRPAYRVLLVFFILAALLAGGSWLVLRGSLPQYAGTVNVNGLSAPVTVERDALGSVTLRAQDRHDLVWALGYAHAQERFFEMDLMRRQAAGELAELFGPAALPADRKARKHRMRSRASAILQELPTSQQQLLDVYRDGVNEGLNALTTRPFPYLLTRMLPVAWRSEDSILVVNAMYFTLNDGSNFRELAFSTMHATLPEAAYRFLTAGGGDWDAPLIGTASHWPRTPSANELDLRKLDPGLLRDTEDHSDDLPGSNSFAVAGELAAGAALVANDTHLELRVPNIWFRTRLIYPNLRRPGFDNDIIGASLPGTPAIAVGSNRHIAWGFTNSYGDFTDWVRVRLDPADKSRYRNAAGWNSVTVHRETLHARGAPDEVLDVYETEWGPILATDHDGVPLALAWTAHRPGAIDMELAQLDGAETVDEAVVIAQNAGIPAQNFIVGDRKGNIAWTIAGRIPVKTGGYDPTMPADWSVPGMGWSGWLKPAQYPLIVNPPEHRLWTANARTVDGLMLDRLGDGGYDLGARAKQIRDGLRGSEHFSPASMLAIQLDDRALFLARWRRLLELTLNHAEAVPWQTEMQQALRDWDGHASTSSVAYRLVRAFRREVTNRVLDGFAAAVRNDAPDFVLPKLNQAEHAVWTLIEQRPQHLLPPVYTDWEDLLGSSARRVAERMRSQPGGIAARSWGERNTARIRHPLSRALPDFIDVWLNMPKDELPGDSNMPRVQGPSFGAANRFAVAPGNEEQGYFEMPGGQSGHPFSPYYGSGHADWVNGIRTPFLPGPPEQTLHLHPLAKTP
- a CDS encoding DUF2905 domain-containing protein, with translation MQRLLIILGILLVVAGVAWPWLSKLPFGRLPGDITIERENFRLYFPLTTGLLVSLFLSLLLWWWSRK
- a CDS encoding alpha/beta hydrolase yields the protein MNSHIPQKLFIDGPAGKLETVLAEPDFRYRRGFAIIAHPHPLYGGTMNNKVVHTLFKAFLELGFVTVKFNFRGVEQSEGELNSGKDNGAGETEDVLAVVETIRNQFAASFDTPPLLLLAGFSFGGAIQVYAAQRLKPQIVVLVAPAVGRLNAPHLAQPDIKGDIESTRQVLIIQGDQDEVVPLQTVLDWAAPQELPVVVVPGAEHFFHRRLHILKRIILDSC
- a CDS encoding DUF1499 domain-containing protein yields the protein MVIVKWALVVIAVVVITGLLAGQLGLLKGTPPTDLGVHDGRLKPPSKTPNSVSSQASLYPDHPQRAYAEIAPLPLKGDPDTALDRIAEVIRTMDGAKIVKREPDYLYAQFTTRLMKYVDDAEFWFDPAAKVIQVRSASRLGKSDLGVNRERIESIRHKLGSS
- a CDS encoding carotenoid biosynthesis protein, with translation MEFLNLLLKTITLRPYVFVFLAGFLFSASRLIGWRRTACFMAITYTVALLCELSSTRTGVPFGWYYYTGSTVGQELYIADVPAMDSLSFPFLLYASYCMALAFLLPATSTDPRPGMSMIRMGFPLAARTGWPVVVLTILFFMFIDVVIDPVALRGERWFLGRIYYYPDPGTHFGIPIANYIGWTVVGFLSLRAYLPLDRKLQAEASLFPAPSVTGRVLLGCGLYYGVLIFNLVITFWIGESLLGVTGLFIYLPITVLLALRLLGHPPANG
- a CDS encoding transglycosylase domain-containing protein, translated to MKSGPSDQPHFPQAGPYDIRLGYSRLPELLQHLAKHGFEVHAQARISARMEELVAQGLFIPYREKSQAGLEITADDGEPLYRAAFPARVYADFQSVPPVVANSLTFIENRELLDLTQPKKNPAVDWNRLGRAVLDKAIQLFRPEHDVSGGSTLATQIEKYRHSPNGMTLNATDKLQQIASASVRTYLQGEYTLPTRKQILVDYLNTVPLSAAAGFGETNGIGDGLWAWYGLDFDETNHILNSRFAQGDALTEKARLYKHVLSLMIAQRRPSYYLIAGRKELGELTDSYLRVLAQAGVIPARLRDAALELPLNFRVARSPEEGRNFASKKAVNAVRVQLASQLGLQRMYDLDRLDLSVQSTLDLELQKKTTDMLRELKDVEHAQAAGLYGQRLLGTEDPGKIIYSFTLSELTPQGAKFRILADNFEQPLDINKGTKLDLGSTAKLRTLVTYLEIVEALHNKYATLAPKVLNGQEVDPGDILSRWAIGYLLQSRDKSLASMLDAALERKYSANSEERFFTGGGSHVFHNFKHEDDRKIMSVREATKNSVNLVYIRLMRDIVRYHMFQVGGSSARILKDVGNSGRVEYLRRFADKEGTEFINRFYLKYKGKTTEPGGISKLLFSSFRHTPRRLAAAHRYVYPESTLAEFEKFMAPYLPGFKRVTPTMVQDLYEAYAPGKYSLADQGYVVTVHPLELWLVRYLNSHPLAQYKDVIAASTDERIAVYQWLFKTIHKNSQDVRIRGLLELEAFLEIHRSWKRLGYPFDSLVPSLATAIGSSADHPAALAELMGIVLNDGVRMPAVLIERLRFGAGTPFETMVERAPIQGEKMFSPELAAAVRGVLTDVVERGTASRLARAIVEEDGAEISIGGKTGTGDHRHITFSSPGVIKESRVVNRSATFVFFIGDRFFGTMTAFVPGADAANYTFTSALSTQVMKHLLPILKPLIDRAQPLPEQILARNAIKGELPEERKKGSRKEGKKENEKLEMSQLARHLIELH
- a CDS encoding beta/gamma crystallin domain-containing protein, encoding MNILIKNPRNFLVAIAAVFGLYAGSGVYAQDSIDKSNASEKSKHAEKSKQNSQTRKNEGGTIVEVPVLMMVPVEVSSDMSTNSGCWVKLYDKKDYSGDSFLLVGPVELPVMTGPFGFNWENKVRSLEVGPNANLTIFDNRNFRDQDKFVDAGKKIPNMSKKMGFFDDFRSMMLTCI
- a CDS encoding c-type cytochrome, yielding MKKMVLVLAVSALVSLVGCSKTDNYTPAENVSGEDIFYTNCTKCHKPESGSVMVISTAMANKDAIIQKVQKGSMGMTAFPNIKGEPAQRLAEFVVANSKTK